One segment of Panicum virgatum strain AP13 chromosome 1K, P.virgatum_v5, whole genome shotgun sequence DNA contains the following:
- the LOC120705908 gene encoding ent-copalyl diphosphate synthase 2, chloroplastic-like isoform X4 → MQSLFTAPAAASPVTGFIVEALQSEAHAEAHKPVVGKTQQHKGEPRHIDEMVGTIRAALRSAAGGDLNISLYDTAWIALVRKLDGGEGPEFPSSIDCITRNQLPDGSWGYEAFFLVQDRLINTLACVIALKTWNVHSDKCNKGLSFIHENIKRLREDDENWMLFGFEMTFPMQLEMAKDIGLDLPYDEPALQDIYAKRDLTLAQIPIDVLHSVPTALLFSLEGIPGLDWDRLFKLQFPDGSFLGTPSATAYALMQTGNKKCLEFLTDIVNKFNGGAPYIYPLELFERLWVVDRLDRLGISSYFRSEIDSYLDYVYRHWSDEGIGFTCDSTVKDLDDTVMGFRLLRQHGYHVSIEALKSFETKDFFFFETSSLETPIESLTVTYNLYRAADQAAFPGDDGVVQRAKAYSYAFLQERRAAGDLNDKWIISSGLPSELAYGLDFPWKANLPRVQTRMYLEQFHGSEDLWIGKNLYRMHMFNNDLFLKLAKADFSNFQRQCRLEWQGLQSWCEKNNLEMYGVTPSSAMRAYFLAAANIYEPDRAAERLGWARTAVIAQAISSCFLSSNASVTESMLEGLNAELTSDGHNLARRGGKYSRTENGLLNALNELINLFAPGKDASNNLREAWKTWLMELTSNGGHESCQGNTALLLVRAVEIYSGRHCSANQNLKLSDYSQLEKLTSSICSKVGSRILSQNGTPKENIENLEQRVDQEMQELCQCVYQTCDAISRVTKQTFLHVTKSYCYVAHSSSETIDSHISKVIFEDVL, encoded by the exons atgcagAGCTTGTTCACAGCACCCGCTGCTGCGTCCCCAGTAACAG GGTTCATCGTGGAGGCACTACAGAGCGAAGCACATGCGGAAGCACACAAACCAGTTGTTGGGAAGACACAGCAGCATAAG GGTGAGCCTAGACACATTGACGAAATGGTCGGCACCATCAGAGCTGCGTTGAGGTCAGCAGCAGGCGGTGATCTCAATATCTCCCTATATGACACGGCATGGATCGCGCTTGTGAGAAAGCTGGACGGTGGAGAAGGCCCGGAGTTCCCCTCGTCCATCGACTGTATCACTAGGAACCAGCTCCCAGATGGCTCATGGGGATATGAAGCCTTCTTCTTAGTCCAAGACCGGCTCATCAACACCTTGGCTTGTGTCATCGCTCTGAAAACTTGGAATGTTCATAGCGACAAGTGCAACAAAG GCTTGTCGTTTATCCATGAAAATATAAAGAGACTACGTGAGGACGATGAGAACTGGATGCTGTTCGGTTTTGAGATGACCTTCCCAATGCAGCTAGAGATGGCCAAGGATATAGGCCTTGACTTGCCTTATGATGAGCCCGCATTGCAAGACATATATGCGAAAAGAGATCTAACACTCGCACA GATTCCTATAGATGTACTGCACTCCGTACCAACAGCTCTGCTTTTTAGCTTAGAGGGAATTCCAGGATTAGACTGGGACAGGTTATTCAAACTTCAGTTTCCAGATGGCTCCTTCTTGGGGACACCATCTGCGACAGCTTATGCTCTTATGCAAACAGGCAATAAGAAATGCCTCGAGTTCCTTACCGATATCGTCAACAAGTTCAACGGGGGAG CACCCTATATCTACCCCTTGGAGCTGTTCGAACGCTTATGGGTTGTCGATCGGTTGGACCGGTTGGGAATATCCTCCTACTTCAGGAGCGAAATTGACAGCTATTTAGACTACGTTTACAG GCACTGGAGTGATGAAGGCATAGGTTTTACCTGCGACAGCACGGTGAAGGACCTCGATGACACGGTCATGGGTTTCCGTCTCCTCCGGCAGCACGGATACCACGTCTCCATTG AGGCCTTAAAGAGTTTCGAGACGaaggattttttcttttttgaaacttCGAGTTTGGAGACGCCCATCGAGTCGTTGACCGTGACGTACAACCTGTACCGCGCTGCCGACCAGGCCGCCTTCCCCGGCGATGACGGTGTTGTCCAGCGGGCCAAGGCCTATAGCTACGCGTTCCTCCAGGAGAGGcgagccgccggcgacctcaacGACAAGTGGATCATCTCCTCAGGCCTGCCCAGTGAGCTCGCCTACGGCCTCGACTTCCCCTGGAAGGCAAATTTGCCGCGCGTCCAGACTAGGATGTATCTGGAGCAGTTCCATGGCAGTGAAGATCTGTGGATCGGGAAGAACCTTTACAG GATGCATATGTTCAACAACGACTTGTTTCTCAAGTTGGCAAAGGCTGATTTCAGCAACTTCCAGAGACAGTGCCGGCTTGAGTGGCAAGGCCTCCAAAG CTGGTGTGAGAAAAACAATCTTGAAATGTATGGGGTGACTCCAAGTAGCGCTATGAGAGCCTACTTCCTGGCAGCAGCCAACATCTACGAACCAGACcgagcggcggagcggctgGGGTGGGCGCGCACGGCGGTGATTGCCCAGGCCATCTCTTCATGCTTCCTGAGCAGCAACGCTTCTGTTACTGAAAGCATGCTggaagggctcaatgctgagcTCACTAGTGACGGCCACAATCTTGCAAG GCGTGGAGGCAAGTATTCGAGGACGGAGAATGGCCTCCTCAATGCACTTAATGAGCTGATCAATCTCTTTGCACCTGGAAAAGATGCTTCCAACAATCTGCGTGAAGCT TGGAAGACATGGCTGATGGAATTGACTTCGAACGGTGGCCATGAATCATGTCAAGGAAACACAGCACTGTTGTTAGTTCGCGCAGTGGAGATCTACTCAGGGAGACACTGTTCGGCCAACCAGAATCTGAAGCTTTCCGACTATTCGCAGCTTGAGAAGCTTACCTCTTCCATCTGCAGCAAAGTTGGCTCTAGGATTCTTTCTCAG AATGGAACACCCAAGGAGAACATTGAGAATTTAGAACAGCGAGTAGATCAGGAGATGCAAGAGCTGTGTCAGTGTGTTTATCAGACATGCGACGCTATAAGCAGGGTGACCAAGCAGACATTTCTCCATGTGACTAAGAGCTACTGCTACGTTGCTCATTCTTCATCTGAAACAATCGACAGTCACATCTCCAAGGTCATATTTGAGGATGTTCTTTAG
- the LOC120705908 gene encoding ent-copalyl diphosphate synthase 2-like isoform X3: MQGLFTAPAAASPVTAALLRRWTAGTQQVQHALPGRAPLWRRQRFHQGFIVEAVQSEAHAEAHKPVVGKTQQHKGEPRNIDEMIGSIRASLRSAAGGDLDISLYDTAWIALVRKLDGGEGPEFPSCIDCIARNQLPDGSWGDEAFFVAQDRLINTLACIIALKTWNVHSDKCNRGLSFLHENMKRLRDDDENWMMVGFEMTFPTLIEMAKDIGLDLPYDEPALQDIYAKRDLKLAKIPIDVLHSVPTSLLFSLEGIPGLDWDRLFKLQAPDGSFCAAPAATAYALMQTGDKKCHEYLTDVIDKFNGGAPFIYPVELFERLWVVDRLDRLGISSYFRSEINSFLDYVYRHWSDEGIGFSWVVNSVPDVDDTAMAIRLLRQHGYHISTEAIKRFKTKDGEFVVYPGQSSQSPTAMYNLYRAADQAAFPGDDGVVQRAKAYSYAFLQERRAAGNLNDKWIICSGLPSELAYGLDFPWKANLPRVQTRMYLEQYGGGENLWIGKNLYRMHLFNNDLFLKLAKADFSNFQRQCRLEWQGLESWFEKNNLEMYGVTPSSAMRAYFLAAANIFEPDRAAERLGWARTAVIAQAISSCFLSSNASVTESMMEGLNAELTSDGRNLTRRGGKYSTMETGLLNALNELINLFAPGKDASNNLREAWKTWLTELTSNGGHESCEGSTALLLVRTVEICSGRHCSANQNLKLSEYSQLEKLTSSICSKVCSRILSHNGTTKENTENLEQRVDQEMQELAQCVYQTCDAISRVTKQTFLHVTKSYCYVAHASSETIDSHISKVIFEDVL, encoded by the exons atgcagGGCTTATTCACAGCACCCGCTGCTGCGTCCCCGGTCACAGCGGCATTGCTGCGACGATGGACTGCGGGGACGCAGCAGGTTCAGCATGCCCTGCCTGGGCGCGCTCCGCTCTGGCGACGTCAGCGATTTCATCAGG GGTTCATCGTGGAGGCAGTACAGAGCGAAGCACATGCCGAAGCACACAAACCAGTTGTTGGGAAGACACAGCAGCATAAG GGTGAGCCGAGAAACATCGACGAAATGATCGGCTCCATCAGAGCTTCGTTGAGGTCAGCAGCAGGCGGTGATCTCGATATCTCCCTATACGACACAGCATGGATCGCGCTTGTGAGAAAGCTGGACGGTGGAGAAGGCCCGGAGTTCCCCTCGTGCATCGACTGTATCGCTAGGAACCAGCTCCCAGATGGTTCATGGGGCGATGAGGCCTTCTTCGTAGCCCAAGACCGTCTCATCAACACCTTGGCTTGCATCATCGCTCTAAAAACTTGGAATGTTCATAGCGACAAGTGCAACAGAG GCTTGTCGTTTCTCCATGAAAATATGAAGAGACTACGTGACGATGATGAGAATTGGATGATGGTCGGTTTTGAGATGACCTTCCCAACACTGATAGAGATGGCCAAGGATATAGGCCTTGACCTGCCTTACGATGAGCCTGCGTTGCAAGACATATATGCAAAAAGAGATCTAAAACTCGCCAA GATTCCTATAGATGTACTGCACTCCGTACCAACATCTTTGCTTTTTAGCTTAGAGGGAATTCCAGGATTAGACTGGGACAGGTTATTCAAACTCCAGGCTCCAGATGGCTCCTTCTGTGCGGCACCAGCTGCGACAGCTTATGCTCTTATGCAAACAGGGGACAAGAAATGCCACGAGTACCTTACCGACGTCATCGACAAGTTCAACGGGGGAG CACCCTTTATCTACCCGGTGGAGCTGTTCGAGCGCTTATGGGTTGTCGATCGGTTGGACCGGTTGGGAATATCCTCCTACTTCAGGAGTGAAATTAACAGTTTTTTGGACTATGTTTACAG GCACTGGAGTGACGAAGGCATAGGTTTTAGCTGGGTCGTCAACTCGGTGCCGGACGTCGATGACACGGCCATGGCTATCCGTCTCCTCCGGCAGCATGGCTACCACATCTCTACCG AAGCCATAAAGCGTTTCAAGACGAAGGATGGCGAGTTCGTTGTGTACCCGGGGCAGTCCAGCCAGTCACCGACCGCGATGTACAACCTGTACCGCGCTGCCGACCAGGCCGCCTTCCCCGGCGATGACGGTGTTGTCCAGCGGGCCAAGGCCTACAGCTACGCGTTCCTCCAGGAGAGGCGAGCCGCTGGCAACCTCAACGACAAGTGGATCATCTGCTCAGGCCTGCCCAGTGAGCTAGCCTACGGCCTCGACTTCCCCTGGAAGGCAAATCTGCCGCGCGTCCAGACTAGGATGTATCTGGAGCAGTACGGTGGCGGTGAAAATCTGTGGATCGGGAAGAACCTTTACAG GATGCATCTGTTCAACAACGATCTGTTTCTCAAGTTGGCAAAGGCCGATTTCAGCAACTTCCAGAGACAGTGCCGGCTTGAGTGGCAGGGCCTCGAAAG CTGGTTTGAGAAAAACAATCTTGAAATGTATGGGGTGACTCCAAGTAGCGCTATGAGAGCCTACTTCCTAGCAGCAGCCAACATCTTCGAACCAGACcgagcggcggagcggctgGGGTGGGCGCGCACAGCGGTGATTGCCCAGGCCATCTCTTCGTGCTTCCTGAGCAGCAACGCTTCTGTTACCGAAAGCATGATggaagggctcaatgctgagcTCACTAGTGACGGCCGTAATCTTACAAG GCGTGGAGGCAAGTATTCGACGATGGAGACTGGCCTCCTCAATGCACTTAATGAGCTGATCAATCTCTTTGCACCTGGAAAAGATGCTTCCAACAATCTGCGTGAAGCT TGGAAGACATGGCTGACAGAATTGACTTCGAATGGTGGCCATGAATCATGTGAAGGAAGCACAGCACTGTTGTTAGTTCGCACAGTGGAGATCTGCTCAGGGAGACACTGTTCGGCCAACCAGAATCTGAAGCTTTCCGAGTATTCGCAGCTTGAGAAGCTTACCTCTTCCATCTGCAGCAAAGTTTGCTCTAGAATTCTTTCTCAC AATGGAACAACCAAGGAGAACACTGAGAATTTAGAACAACGAGTAGATCAGGAGATGCAAGAGCTGGCTCAGTGTGTTTATCAGACATGCGACGCTATAAGCAGGGTGACCAAGCAGACATTTCTCCATGTGACTAAGAGCTACTGCTACGTTGCTCATGCTTCATCTGAAACAATCGACAGTCACATCTCCAAGGTCATATTTGAGGATGTCCTTTAG
- the LOC120655021 gene encoding RING-H2 finger protein ATL34-like, translating into MFNRLNDNVNELKGLGFDVPDHGSSTDANAGGQQGSIRRRRRGLHPSTLAALLVVPYVAIRKHKSSGGGLECTLCLTAFDDGDELQLLPQCSHAFHSDCIDPWLEDHVTCPLCRPC; encoded by the exons ATGTTTAATCGGTTGAATGACAATGTCAATGAGCTCAAGGGTCTTGGATTTGATGTGCCGGAT CATGGCAGCTCCACGGACGCCAATGCCGGAGGACAACAGGGATCCATCAGGCGGCGCAGGCGTGGGCTCCACCCGTCGACGTTGGCAGCGCTCCTGGTCGTGCCGTACGTGGCGATCAGGAAGCAcaagagcagcggcggcggcctagaGTGCACCCTGTGCCTGACCGCGTTCGACGACGGCGATGAGCTCCAGCTGCTGCCGCAGTGCTCCCACGCGTTCCACTCGGACTGCATCGACCCCTGGCTCGAGGACCACGTCACCTGCCCGCTGTGCCGGCCGTGCTAA
- the LOC120705908 gene encoding ent-copalyl diphosphate synthase 2, chloroplastic-like isoform X2 — translation MQGLFTAPAAASPVTAALLRRWTAGTQQVQHALPGRAPLWRRQRFHQGFIVEALQSEAHAEAHKPVVGKTQQHKGEPRHIDEMVGTIRAALRSAAGGDLNISLYDTAWIALVRKLDGGEGPEFPSSIDCITRNQLPDGSWGYEAFFLVQDRLINTLACVIALKTWNVHSDKCNKGLSFIHENIKRLREDDENWMLFGFEMTFPMQLEMAKDIGLDLPYDEPALQDIYAKRDLTLAQIPIDVLHSVPTALLFSLEGIPGLDWDRLFKLQFPDGSFLGTPSATAYALMQTGNKKCLEFLTDIVNKFNGGAPYIYPLELFERLWVVDRLDRLGISSYFRSEIDSYLDYVYRHWSDEGIGFTCDSTVKDLDDTVMGFRLLRQHGYHVSIEALKSFETKDFFFFETSSLETPIESLTVTYNLYRAADQAAFPGDDGVVQRAKAYSYAFLQERRAAGDLNDKWIISSGLPSELAYGLDFPWKANLPRVQTRMYLEQFHGSEDLWIGKNLYRMHMFNNDLFLKLAKADFSNFQRQCRLEWQGLQSWCEKNNLEMYGVTPSSAMRAYFLAAANIYEPDRAAERLGWARTAVIAQAISSCFLSSNASVTESMLEGLNAELTSDGHNLARRGGKYSRTENGLLNALNELINLFAPGKDASNNLREAWKTWLMELTSNGGHESCQGNTALLLVRAVEIYSGRHCSANQNLKLSDYSQLEKLTSSICSKVGSRILSQNGTPKENIENLEQRVDQEMQELCQCVYQTCDAISRVTKQTFLHVTKSYCYVAHSSSETIDSHISKVIFEDVL, via the exons atgcagGGCTTATTCACAGCACCCGCTGCTGCGTCCCCGGTCACAGCGGCATTGCTGCGACGATGGACTGCGGGGACGCAGCAGGTTCAGCATGCCCTGCCTGGGCGCGCTCCGCTCTGGCGACGTCAGCGATTTCATCAGG GGTTCATCGTGGAGGCACTACAGAGCGAAGCACATGCGGAAGCACACAAACCAGTTGTTGGGAAGACACAGCAGCATAAG GGTGAGCCTAGACACATTGACGAAATGGTCGGCACCATCAGAGCTGCGTTGAGGTCAGCAGCAGGCGGTGATCTCAATATCTCCCTATATGACACGGCATGGATCGCGCTTGTGAGAAAGCTGGACGGTGGAGAAGGCCCGGAGTTCCCCTCGTCCATCGACTGTATCACTAGGAACCAGCTCCCAGATGGCTCATGGGGATATGAAGCCTTCTTCTTAGTCCAAGACCGGCTCATCAACACCTTGGCTTGTGTCATCGCTCTGAAAACTTGGAATGTTCATAGCGACAAGTGCAACAAAG GCTTGTCGTTTATCCATGAAAATATAAAGAGACTACGTGAGGACGATGAGAACTGGATGCTGTTCGGTTTTGAGATGACCTTCCCAATGCAGCTAGAGATGGCCAAGGATATAGGCCTTGACTTGCCTTATGATGAGCCCGCATTGCAAGACATATATGCGAAAAGAGATCTAACACTCGCACA GATTCCTATAGATGTACTGCACTCCGTACCAACAGCTCTGCTTTTTAGCTTAGAGGGAATTCCAGGATTAGACTGGGACAGGTTATTCAAACTTCAGTTTCCAGATGGCTCCTTCTTGGGGACACCATCTGCGACAGCTTATGCTCTTATGCAAACAGGCAATAAGAAATGCCTCGAGTTCCTTACCGATATCGTCAACAAGTTCAACGGGGGAG CACCCTATATCTACCCCTTGGAGCTGTTCGAACGCTTATGGGTTGTCGATCGGTTGGACCGGTTGGGAATATCCTCCTACTTCAGGAGCGAAATTGACAGCTATTTAGACTACGTTTACAG GCACTGGAGTGATGAAGGCATAGGTTTTACCTGCGACAGCACGGTGAAGGACCTCGATGACACGGTCATGGGTTTCCGTCTCCTCCGGCAGCACGGATACCACGTCTCCATTG AGGCCTTAAAGAGTTTCGAGACGaaggattttttcttttttgaaacttCGAGTTTGGAGACGCCCATCGAGTCGTTGACCGTGACGTACAACCTGTACCGCGCTGCCGACCAGGCCGCCTTCCCCGGCGATGACGGTGTTGTCCAGCGGGCCAAGGCCTATAGCTACGCGTTCCTCCAGGAGAGGcgagccgccggcgacctcaacGACAAGTGGATCATCTCCTCAGGCCTGCCCAGTGAGCTCGCCTACGGCCTCGACTTCCCCTGGAAGGCAAATTTGCCGCGCGTCCAGACTAGGATGTATCTGGAGCAGTTCCATGGCAGTGAAGATCTGTGGATCGGGAAGAACCTTTACAG GATGCATATGTTCAACAACGACTTGTTTCTCAAGTTGGCAAAGGCTGATTTCAGCAACTTCCAGAGACAGTGCCGGCTTGAGTGGCAAGGCCTCCAAAG CTGGTGTGAGAAAAACAATCTTGAAATGTATGGGGTGACTCCAAGTAGCGCTATGAGAGCCTACTTCCTGGCAGCAGCCAACATCTACGAACCAGACcgagcggcggagcggctgGGGTGGGCGCGCACGGCGGTGATTGCCCAGGCCATCTCTTCATGCTTCCTGAGCAGCAACGCTTCTGTTACTGAAAGCATGCTggaagggctcaatgctgagcTCACTAGTGACGGCCACAATCTTGCAAG GCGTGGAGGCAAGTATTCGAGGACGGAGAATGGCCTCCTCAATGCACTTAATGAGCTGATCAATCTCTTTGCACCTGGAAAAGATGCTTCCAACAATCTGCGTGAAGCT TGGAAGACATGGCTGATGGAATTGACTTCGAACGGTGGCCATGAATCATGTCAAGGAAACACAGCACTGTTGTTAGTTCGCGCAGTGGAGATCTACTCAGGGAGACACTGTTCGGCCAACCAGAATCTGAAGCTTTCCGACTATTCGCAGCTTGAGAAGCTTACCTCTTCCATCTGCAGCAAAGTTGGCTCTAGGATTCTTTCTCAG AATGGAACACCCAAGGAGAACATTGAGAATTTAGAACAGCGAGTAGATCAGGAGATGCAAGAGCTGTGTCAGTGTGTTTATCAGACATGCGACGCTATAAGCAGGGTGACCAAGCAGACATTTCTCCATGTGACTAAGAGCTACTGCTACGTTGCTCATTCTTCATCTGAAACAATCGACAGTCACATCTCCAAGGTCATATTTGAGGATGTTCTTTAG
- the LOC120705908 gene encoding ent-copalyl diphosphate synthase 2-like isoform X1: MQGLFTAPAAASPVTAALLRRWTAGTQQVQHALPGRAPLWRRQRFHQGFIVEAVQSEAHAEAHKPVVGKTQQHKGEPRNIDEMIGSIRASLRSAAGGDLDISLYDTAWIALVRKLDGGEGPEFPSCIDCIARNQLPDGSWGDEAFFVAQDRLINTLACIIALKTWNVHSDKCNRGLSFLHENMKRLRDDDENWMMVGFEMTFPTLIEMAKDIGLDLPYDEPALQDIYAKRDLKLAKIPIDVLHSVPTSLLFSLEGIPGLDWDRLFKLQAPDGSFCAAPAATAYALMQTGDKKCHEYLTDVIDKFNGGAPFIYPVELFERLWVVDRLDRLGISSYFRSEINSFLDYVYRHWSDEGIGFSWVVNSVPDVDDTAMAIRLLRQHGYHISTEAIKRFKTKDGEFVVYPGQSSQSPTAMYNLYRAADQAAFPGDDGVVQRAKAYSYAFLQERRAAGNLNDKWIICSGLPSELAYGLDFPWKANLPRVQTRMYLEQYGGGENLWIGKNLYRMHLFNNDLFLKLAKADFSNFQRQCRLEWQGLESWFEKNNLEMYGVTPSSAMRAYFLAAANIFEPDRAAERLGWARTAVIAQAISSCFLSSNASVTESMMEGLNAELTSDGRNLTRRGGKYSTMETGLLNALNELINLFAPGKDASNNLREAWKTWLTELTSNGGHESCEGSTALLLVRTVEICSGRHCSANQNLKLSEYSQLEKLTSSICSKVCSRILSHNGTTKENTENLEQRVDQEMQERVDQEMQELCQCVYQTCDAISRVTKQTFLHVTKSYCYVAHSSSETIDSHISKVIFEDVL, encoded by the exons atgcagGGCTTATTCACAGCACCCGCTGCTGCGTCCCCGGTCACAGCGGCATTGCTGCGACGATGGACTGCGGGGACGCAGCAGGTTCAGCATGCCCTGCCTGGGCGCGCTCCGCTCTGGCGACGTCAGCGATTTCATCAGG GGTTCATCGTGGAGGCAGTACAGAGCGAAGCACATGCCGAAGCACACAAACCAGTTGTTGGGAAGACACAGCAGCATAAG GGTGAGCCGAGAAACATCGACGAAATGATCGGCTCCATCAGAGCTTCGTTGAGGTCAGCAGCAGGCGGTGATCTCGATATCTCCCTATACGACACAGCATGGATCGCGCTTGTGAGAAAGCTGGACGGTGGAGAAGGCCCGGAGTTCCCCTCGTGCATCGACTGTATCGCTAGGAACCAGCTCCCAGATGGTTCATGGGGCGATGAGGCCTTCTTCGTAGCCCAAGACCGTCTCATCAACACCTTGGCTTGCATCATCGCTCTAAAAACTTGGAATGTTCATAGCGACAAGTGCAACAGAG GCTTGTCGTTTCTCCATGAAAATATGAAGAGACTACGTGACGATGATGAGAATTGGATGATGGTCGGTTTTGAGATGACCTTCCCAACACTGATAGAGATGGCCAAGGATATAGGCCTTGACCTGCCTTACGATGAGCCTGCGTTGCAAGACATATATGCAAAAAGAGATCTAAAACTCGCCAA GATTCCTATAGATGTACTGCACTCCGTACCAACATCTTTGCTTTTTAGCTTAGAGGGAATTCCAGGATTAGACTGGGACAGGTTATTCAAACTCCAGGCTCCAGATGGCTCCTTCTGTGCGGCACCAGCTGCGACAGCTTATGCTCTTATGCAAACAGGGGACAAGAAATGCCACGAGTACCTTACCGACGTCATCGACAAGTTCAACGGGGGAG CACCCTTTATCTACCCGGTGGAGCTGTTCGAGCGCTTATGGGTTGTCGATCGGTTGGACCGGTTGGGAATATCCTCCTACTTCAGGAGTGAAATTAACAGTTTTTTGGACTATGTTTACAG GCACTGGAGTGACGAAGGCATAGGTTTTAGCTGGGTCGTCAACTCGGTGCCGGACGTCGATGACACGGCCATGGCTATCCGTCTCCTCCGGCAGCATGGCTACCACATCTCTACCG AAGCCATAAAGCGTTTCAAGACGAAGGATGGCGAGTTCGTTGTGTACCCGGGGCAGTCCAGCCAGTCACCGACCGCGATGTACAACCTGTACCGCGCTGCCGACCAGGCCGCCTTCCCCGGCGATGACGGTGTTGTCCAGCGGGCCAAGGCCTACAGCTACGCGTTCCTCCAGGAGAGGCGAGCCGCTGGCAACCTCAACGACAAGTGGATCATCTGCTCAGGCCTGCCCAGTGAGCTAGCCTACGGCCTCGACTTCCCCTGGAAGGCAAATCTGCCGCGCGTCCAGACTAGGATGTATCTGGAGCAGTACGGTGGCGGTGAAAATCTGTGGATCGGGAAGAACCTTTACAG GATGCATCTGTTCAACAACGATCTGTTTCTCAAGTTGGCAAAGGCCGATTTCAGCAACTTCCAGAGACAGTGCCGGCTTGAGTGGCAGGGCCTCGAAAG CTGGTTTGAGAAAAACAATCTTGAAATGTATGGGGTGACTCCAAGTAGCGCTATGAGAGCCTACTTCCTAGCAGCAGCCAACATCTTCGAACCAGACcgagcggcggagcggctgGGGTGGGCGCGCACAGCGGTGATTGCCCAGGCCATCTCTTCGTGCTTCCTGAGCAGCAACGCTTCTGTTACCGAAAGCATGATggaagggctcaatgctgagcTCACTAGTGACGGCCGTAATCTTACAAG GCGTGGAGGCAAGTATTCGACGATGGAGACTGGCCTCCTCAATGCACTTAATGAGCTGATCAATCTCTTTGCACCTGGAAAAGATGCTTCCAACAATCTGCGTGAAGCT TGGAAGACATGGCTGACAGAATTGACTTCGAATGGTGGCCATGAATCATGTGAAGGAAGCACAGCACTGTTGTTAGTTCGCACAGTGGAGATCTGCTCAGGGAGACACTGTTCGGCCAACCAGAATCTGAAGCTTTCCGAGTATTCGCAGCTTGAGAAGCTTACCTCTTCCATCTGCAGCAAAGTTTGCTCTAGAATTCTTTCTCAC AATGGAACAACCAAGGAGAACACTGAGAATTTAGAACAACGAGTAGATCAGGAGATGCAAG AGCGAGTAGATCAGGAGATGCAAGAGCTGTGTCAGTGTGTTTATCAGACATGCGACGCTATAAGCAGGGTGACCAAGCAGACATTTCTCCATGTGACTAAGAGCTACTGCTACGTTGCTCATTCTTCATCTGAAACAATCGACAGTCACATCTCCAAGGTCATATTTGAGGATGTTCTTTAG